A section of the Salvelinus alpinus chromosome 36, SLU_Salpinus.1, whole genome shotgun sequence genome encodes:
- the LOC139564749 gene encoding melanoregulin-like, translating into MGAAFKRFCARFCCCCCISDDESEEEKEPLISPDTLEYFDREAKKRREQEQNLWSEPGDPSHSERDDDRILYNLIQNRNQTRRGSLAHRRLSVDIEGMRDLRREVRDKWKMILENLGFMAEAESLLTVSASASYDRMKNASASRTLLHTLHSETSIFNTREAPPERYLFILDRLIYLDAAEDFLAKARRFYPKRDTDDEDEDNPLAVNLPLLLARVNRTMNREGSDDEDKRLDEEDGSGREEDNF; encoded by the exons ATGGGGGCTGCCTTCAAGAGGTTCTGTGCTCGgttctgttgctgctgctgcattAGCGATGATGAAagtgaggaggagaaggagccTTTAATCAG TCCTGACACTTTGGAGTACTTTGACCGCGAGGCGAAGAAGCGAAGGGAACAGGAACAGAACCTGTGGAGTGAGCCAGGCGACCCGAGCCACTCAGAGAGAGACGATGACCGGATCCTGTACAACCTCATCCAGAACAGGAACCAGACACGCAGGGGCTCGCTG GCGCACCGGCGTCTGAGTGTGGACATTGAGGGTATGAGAGATCTGCGTCGGGAGGTCAGGGACAAGTGGAAGATGATCCTGGAGAATTTAG GGTTCATGGCGGAGGCGGAGTCTCTGCTGACGGTGTCTGCCAGTGCGTCGTATGACCGTATGAAGAACGCCTCGGCGTCACGCACACTACTGCACACGCTCCACTCTGAGACGTCTATCTTCaacacccgggaggccccacctGAGAGATACCTCTTCATCCTG GATCGTCTCATATACCTGGATGCTGCTGAGGACTTCTTGGCGAAGGCTAGACGCTTCTACCCCAAGCGTGATActgatgatgaagatgaggaCAACCCATTAGCAGTCAACCTGCCGTTGCTACTGGCCAGAGTGAACCGCACCATGAACAGAGAAGGGAGCGACGATGAGGACAAGAGGCTGGATGAGGAAGATGGGAGCGGAAGAGAGGAGGATAACTTCTAG
- the LOC139564748 gene encoding stAR-related lipid transfer protein 3 isoform X3, translated as MPGGVDYGEFGGSLPAIASLNASYSTTVSLPSSHYLVVPPGEKKVISDVRRTFCLFVTFDLLFISLLWIIELNIQNSIWQSLELEVIKYSFRSSFFDIFLLAWFRFLCLQLGYAALRLRHWWVIAITTLVTSSFLVAKVILSNLLSQNAFGYVLPITSFVVAWLETWFLDFKVLSIEAGDERAYLAAVNAASERAPMIYPRAVSEGQFYSPPESLAGSEEDLDEEGLGRRAVSPQEKALVRQGKEAMAVVEQILAQEENWKFEKNNDVGDSVYTLEIPFHGKTFILKAFMQCPAELVYQEVILQPEKMAQWNKTVSGCQILQRVDDNTLVSYDIASGAAGGVVSARDFVNVRRVERKRDCYVSAGMATDHDAKPPHSRYVRGENGPGGFVVLKSSSNPSVCTFIWVLNTDLKGRLPRYLIHQSLAATMFEFMAHLRQRIRDLRSTR; from the exons ATGCCGGGCGGAGTGGACTATGGGGAGTTTGGGGGGAGCCTTCCTGCCATCGCCTCTCTGAATGCGTCCTACTCCACCACTgtatccctcccctcctcccactaCCTGGTGGTGCCCCCTGGGGAGAAGAAGGTCATCTCGGACGTCCGTCGCACCTTTTGCCTCTTTGTCACCTTTGACCTCCTCTTCATCTCCCTGCTGTGGATCATCGAGCTCAAT ATTCAGAACTCCATTTGGCAGAGCCTTGAGCTGGAGGTTATCAAGTACAGCTTCCGGTCCTCCTTCTTTGACATCTTT CTCCTTGCCTGGTTTCGTTTCCTGTGTCTCCAGTTGGGCTATGCTGCTCTGCGTCTGAGGCACTGGTGGGTCATTGCG ATCACCACTCTAGTGACCAGCTCCTTCCTTGTAGCCAAAGTCATTCTCTCCAAT CTGCTATCCCAGAATGCCTTTGGCTACGTGTTGCCCATCACATCCTTTGTGGTGGCGTGGCTGGAGACGTGGTTCCTGGACTTCAAGGTGCTCTCCATAGAGGCTGGTGATGAGAGAG CCTACCTAGCAGCAGTGAACGCAGCGTCGGAGCGAGCTCCCATGATCTACCCTCGCGCTGTGTCTGAAGGACAGTTCTACTCTCCACCTGAATCCCTCGCAG GGTCTGAGGAGGACCTGGATGAGGAGGGGCTGGGTCGCAGGGCAGTCTCCCCCCAGGAGAAGGCGCTGGTGAGGCAGGGTAAAGAGGCCATGGCCGTGGTGGAACAGATCCTGGCCCAGGAGGAGAACTGGAAGTTTGAGAAGAACAAT GACGTGGGAGATTCTGTGTACACACTGGAGATCCCCTTCCATGGAAAGACCTTCATTCTCAAG GCCTTCATGCAGTGTCCTGCAGAGCTGGTGTACCAGGAGGTGATCTTACAGCCAGAGAAGATGGCCCAGTGGAACAAAACCGTTTCTGGCTGCCAG ATCCTCCAGAGGGTGGATGACAACACCCTGGTGTCGTACGATATCGCTTCCGGAGCAGCAGGGGGGGTAGTGTCTGCCag GGACTTTGTGAATGTGAGGCGGGTGGAACGCAAACGAGACTGCTACGTCTCCGCTGGCATGGCAACCGACCATGACGCCAAGCCGCCGCACAGTCGCTATGTCAG AGGTGAGAATGGTCCAGGAGGGTTTGTGGTCCTGAAGTCCAGCAGTAACCCCTCGGTTTGTACCTTTATCTGGGTGCTCAACACAGACCTCAAG GGTCGACTGCCCCGCTACCTTATCCATCAGAGTCTGGCTGCCACCATGTTTGAGTTTATGGCCCATCTACGCCAGCGTATCCGTGACCTACGGTCCACTCGCTAG
- the LOC139564748 gene encoding stAR-related lipid transfer protein 3 isoform X2 — protein MVEVVRKCLFGPECQNIQEIKVDRPLSVGMPGGVDYGEFGGSLPAIASLNASYSTTVSLPSSHYLVVPPGEKKVISDVRRTFCLFVTFDLLFISLLWIIELNIQNSIWQSLELEVIKYSFRSSFFDIFLLAWFRFLCLQLGYAALRLRHWWVIALLSQNAFGYVLPITSFVVAWLETWFLDFKVLSIEAGDERAYLAAVNAASERAPMIYPRAVSEGQFYSPPESLAGSEEDLDEEGLGRRAVSPQEKALVRQGKEAMAVVEQILAQEENWKFEKNNDVGDSVYTLEIPFHGKTFILKAFMQCPAELVYQEVILQPEKMAQWNKTVSGCQILQRVDDNTLVSYDIASGAAGGVVSARDFVNVRRVERKRDCYVSAGMATDHDAKPPHSRYVRGENGPGGFVVLKSSSNPSVCTFIWVLNTDLKGRLPRYLIHQSLAATMFEFMAHLRQRIRDLRSTR, from the exons atggtagaagtggtcagaaagtgccTTTTTGGACCGGAATGCCAAAACATCcaagagataaag gtGGATCGGCCCCTCTCAGTAGGAATGCCGGGCGGAGTGGACTATGGGGAGTTTGGGGGGAGCCTTCCTGCCATCGCCTCTCTGAATGCGTCCTACTCCACCACTgtatccctcccctcctcccactaCCTGGTGGTGCCCCCTGGGGAGAAGAAGGTCATCTCGGACGTCCGTCGCACCTTTTGCCTCTTTGTCACCTTTGACCTCCTCTTCATCTCCCTGCTGTGGATCATCGAGCTCAAT ATTCAGAACTCCATTTGGCAGAGCCTTGAGCTGGAGGTTATCAAGTACAGCTTCCGGTCCTCCTTCTTTGACATCTTT CTCCTTGCCTGGTTTCGTTTCCTGTGTCTCCAGTTGGGCTATGCTGCTCTGCGTCTGAGGCACTGGTGGGTCATTGCG CTGCTATCCCAGAATGCCTTTGGCTACGTGTTGCCCATCACATCCTTTGTGGTGGCGTGGCTGGAGACGTGGTTCCTGGACTTCAAGGTGCTCTCCATAGAGGCTGGTGATGAGAGAG CCTACCTAGCAGCAGTGAACGCAGCGTCGGAGCGAGCTCCCATGATCTACCCTCGCGCTGTGTCTGAAGGACAGTTCTACTCTCCACCTGAATCCCTCGCAG GGTCTGAGGAGGACCTGGATGAGGAGGGGCTGGGTCGCAGGGCAGTCTCCCCCCAGGAGAAGGCGCTGGTGAGGCAGGGTAAAGAGGCCATGGCCGTGGTGGAACAGATCCTGGCCCAGGAGGAGAACTGGAAGTTTGAGAAGAACAAT GACGTGGGAGATTCTGTGTACACACTGGAGATCCCCTTCCATGGAAAGACCTTCATTCTCAAG GCCTTCATGCAGTGTCCTGCAGAGCTGGTGTACCAGGAGGTGATCTTACAGCCAGAGAAGATGGCCCAGTGGAACAAAACCGTTTCTGGCTGCCAG ATCCTCCAGAGGGTGGATGACAACACCCTGGTGTCGTACGATATCGCTTCCGGAGCAGCAGGGGGGGTAGTGTCTGCCag GGACTTTGTGAATGTGAGGCGGGTGGAACGCAAACGAGACTGCTACGTCTCCGCTGGCATGGCAACCGACCATGACGCCAAGCCGCCGCACAGTCGCTATGTCAG AGGTGAGAATGGTCCAGGAGGGTTTGTGGTCCTGAAGTCCAGCAGTAACCCCTCGGTTTGTACCTTTATCTGGGTGCTCAACACAGACCTCAAG GGTCGACTGCCCCGCTACCTTATCCATCAGAGTCTGGCTGCCACCATGTTTGAGTTTATGGCCCATCTACGCCAGCGTATCCGTGACCTACGGTCCACTCGCTAG
- the LOC139564748 gene encoding stAR-related lipid transfer protein 3 isoform X1, which yields MVEVVRKCLFGPECQNIQEIKVDRPLSVGMPGGVDYGEFGGSLPAIASLNASYSTTVSLPSSHYLVVPPGEKKVISDVRRTFCLFVTFDLLFISLLWIIELNIQNSIWQSLELEVIKYSFRSSFFDIFLLAWFRFLCLQLGYAALRLRHWWVIAITTLVTSSFLVAKVILSNLLSQNAFGYVLPITSFVVAWLETWFLDFKVLSIEAGDERAYLAAVNAASERAPMIYPRAVSEGQFYSPPESLAGSEEDLDEEGLGRRAVSPQEKALVRQGKEAMAVVEQILAQEENWKFEKNNDVGDSVYTLEIPFHGKTFILKAFMQCPAELVYQEVILQPEKMAQWNKTVSGCQILQRVDDNTLVSYDIASGAAGGVVSARDFVNVRRVERKRDCYVSAGMATDHDAKPPHSRYVRGENGPGGFVVLKSSSNPSVCTFIWVLNTDLKGRLPRYLIHQSLAATMFEFMAHLRQRIRDLRSTR from the exons atggtagaagtggtcagaaagtgccTTTTTGGACCGGAATGCCAAAACATCcaagagataaag gtGGATCGGCCCCTCTCAGTAGGAATGCCGGGCGGAGTGGACTATGGGGAGTTTGGGGGGAGCCTTCCTGCCATCGCCTCTCTGAATGCGTCCTACTCCACCACTgtatccctcccctcctcccactaCCTGGTGGTGCCCCCTGGGGAGAAGAAGGTCATCTCGGACGTCCGTCGCACCTTTTGCCTCTTTGTCACCTTTGACCTCCTCTTCATCTCCCTGCTGTGGATCATCGAGCTCAAT ATTCAGAACTCCATTTGGCAGAGCCTTGAGCTGGAGGTTATCAAGTACAGCTTCCGGTCCTCCTTCTTTGACATCTTT CTCCTTGCCTGGTTTCGTTTCCTGTGTCTCCAGTTGGGCTATGCTGCTCTGCGTCTGAGGCACTGGTGGGTCATTGCG ATCACCACTCTAGTGACCAGCTCCTTCCTTGTAGCCAAAGTCATTCTCTCCAAT CTGCTATCCCAGAATGCCTTTGGCTACGTGTTGCCCATCACATCCTTTGTGGTGGCGTGGCTGGAGACGTGGTTCCTGGACTTCAAGGTGCTCTCCATAGAGGCTGGTGATGAGAGAG CCTACCTAGCAGCAGTGAACGCAGCGTCGGAGCGAGCTCCCATGATCTACCCTCGCGCTGTGTCTGAAGGACAGTTCTACTCTCCACCTGAATCCCTCGCAG GGTCTGAGGAGGACCTGGATGAGGAGGGGCTGGGTCGCAGGGCAGTCTCCCCCCAGGAGAAGGCGCTGGTGAGGCAGGGTAAAGAGGCCATGGCCGTGGTGGAACAGATCCTGGCCCAGGAGGAGAACTGGAAGTTTGAGAAGAACAAT GACGTGGGAGATTCTGTGTACACACTGGAGATCCCCTTCCATGGAAAGACCTTCATTCTCAAG GCCTTCATGCAGTGTCCTGCAGAGCTGGTGTACCAGGAGGTGATCTTACAGCCAGAGAAGATGGCCCAGTGGAACAAAACCGTTTCTGGCTGCCAG ATCCTCCAGAGGGTGGATGACAACACCCTGGTGTCGTACGATATCGCTTCCGGAGCAGCAGGGGGGGTAGTGTCTGCCag GGACTTTGTGAATGTGAGGCGGGTGGAACGCAAACGAGACTGCTACGTCTCCGCTGGCATGGCAACCGACCATGACGCCAAGCCGCCGCACAGTCGCTATGTCAG AGGTGAGAATGGTCCAGGAGGGTTTGTGGTCCTGAAGTCCAGCAGTAACCCCTCGGTTTGTACCTTTATCTGGGTGCTCAACACAGACCTCAAG GGTCGACTGCCCCGCTACCTTATCCATCAGAGTCTGGCTGCCACCATGTTTGAGTTTATGGCCCATCTACGCCAGCGTATCCGTGACCTACGGTCCACTCGCTAG